The Pyrenophora tritici-repentis strain M4 chromosome 2, whole genome shotgun sequence genome window below encodes:
- a CDS encoding Glyco-hydro-47 multi-domain protein — MPGFRRWGKSKFERNPESSFKLLAAIIVITLYLLFKEFQNPTIRDRDVPSVGAQIQYANWNGTGKAEEARAKSVRDAMKYTFWKYRENAWGCDDVLPVSGGNSTSRNGWGAFIVDSASTLALMGLWDELAHSLEHILAIDFTQATNLVDPFETTIRYLGGLLSVVEIYDVGMIPEDVLTGEARDLILEHAITLAEKLAPAYDTPTGMLWPRVDFSTGQGEPDPHFILKDDPAEREFEHPAIGPARAGSSILENRVLTKLTGDHIYTQNSTNAWASLVWSHWKTPWPGMVDAPIDIMSGQPVGRHRHWDGGHDSYYEYLVKMTLLAPPSDPHLSAYKTTFLQAAYSLRKHLSSRSAPAAEHYTQHLYIGRQNDKRYENHQGHLACFAPGTVLLASRLYDQPHLHTFALALLEGCHHAYTSTPTKIGPESWSWIPKFSYDTPLYMPETTRQKNEALKSGIWAREPAYKGRPEYVESLFYAWRITGEQRYREWAWEAWQALEKHCKAPYGYAQLKDVYDAKETGKEVPLVDVFGRRSGEFG, encoded by the exons ATGCCCGGCTTCCGCCGCTGGGGCAAATCCAAATTCGAGCGGAATCCCGAGTCGTCGTTCAAGCTCCTCGCCGCCATCATCGTCATCACCCTCTACCTGCTCTTCAAGGAGTTTCAGAACCCGACTATTCGCGACAGAGACGTGCCGTCTGTCGGCGCGCAGATACAATATGCAAATTGGAATGGCACGGGAAAGGCGGAAGAGGCGCGCGCAAAGAGCGTGCGGGATGCGATGAAATACACCTTCTGGAAGTACCGGGAGAATGCATGGGGTTGTGACGATGTCCTGCCTGTGTCGGGTGGAAACTCGACGTCCAGGAATGGCTGGGGCGCTTTCATCGTTGACTCGGCTAGTACTTTGGCTCTCATGGGACTGTGGGACGAGCTGGCGCATTCGCTCGAGCACATACTGGCCATTGACTTCACCCAAGCAACAAACCTCGTAGACCCGTTCGAGACCACGATACGCTATCTAGGCGGCCTCCTGTCGGTCGTGGAAATATACGACGTCGGAATGATACCGGAAGATGTACTGACGGGCGAGGCGCGCGATCTGATACTCGAGCATGCCATCACTCTGGCAGAGAAGCTTGCTCCAGCATACGATACCCCTACCGGCATGTTATGGCCTCGCGTAGATTTCAGCACCGGACAGGGCGAACCAGACCCCCATTTCATTCTAAAAGACGACCCAGCAGAGCGCGAGTTCGAACATCCGGCCATAGGCCCTGCCCGAGCTGGCTCCTCCATACTCGAGAACCGCGTCCTTACCAAACTGACCGGCGACCACATCTACACGCAAAACTCCACAAACGCCTGGGCATCCCTCGTATGGTCGCACTGGAAGACACCATGGCCAGGCATGGTCGACGCTCCCATCGACATCATGAGTGGACAGCCCGTGGGCCGACACCGACACTGGGACGGCGGCCACGACTCGTACTACGAATACCTAGTCAAAATGACGCTCCTCGCCCCTCCCTCTGACCCGCACCTATCTGCATATAAAACAACTTTCTTGCAAGCCGCCTACTCGCTGCGCAAGCATCTCAGCTCGCGCTCCGCCCCCGCCGCCGAACACTACACCCAACACCTCTACATTGGCCGCCAAAACGACAAACGCTACGAAAACCACCAGGGCCACCTCGCCTGCTTCGCCCCGGGAACTGTGCTCCTCGCCTCCAGACTCTACGACCAACCCCACCTCCACACCTTTGCACTCGCTCTCCTCGAAGGCTGTCATCACGCATACACCAGCACGCCCACGAAAATCGGACCAGAGTCGTGGTCCTGGATCCCGAAATTCAGTTACGACACTCCTCTCTACATGCCAGAGACGACGCGCCAGAAGAACGAAGCGCTCAAGAGTGGGATCTGGGCGAGGGAACCCGCATACAAGGGTAGACCAGAGTATGTGGAGAGTCTGTTTTACGCGTGGCGTATTACGGGCGAGCAGCGGTATAGGGAGTGGGCGTGGGAGGCATGGCAGGCGCTAGAGAAGCATTGCAAAGCACCGTACGGGTATGCGCAGTTGAAGGATGTCTACGATGCGAAGGAGACGGGGAAAGAGG TACCTCTGGTTGACGTTTTCGGACGTCGAAGTGGCGAGTTTGGATAG
- a CDS encoding Zn-clus domain containing protein, which yields MSANAQPETDGSPSPTTTGLSSSMEAKEGRIGNAFACERCRKHKVRCVRSDTPSVCQRCQKARVECVEHVARRRPAKARGDGPLPTKLREFDKKLEKLSTIVATLPPSPAPPSLPSQLPTLETSQQTTTPIPVVSQPMSISSIPRTSALSAHSPQPENSSPFWDSMNDTVSCLGRLDPVIRSITLVHMQALLDTYRSMADFFPFVLLPRDYRCQDLFQHRPMLTFAVLTVSSYDSVVLQQTLSQDFRKVAMAKIMKGEKSLDLLQGLLVFIAWHHHYMDTQAVSITMLLQLCLGIANDLGLDALARTVRSPMHKNDIWDREAKRAYLGCYYLSSNIDLMQPGKARSMSHTSTLRTYASELAASWENKSDAVLPIIMDVCQYMEDVEETFRNQIEQAVIVRTQVKRLSEKWENIQLAVKLRANDFTTLHWLQLAARIQLYRKAATVEFSDRENTPWASGFQLSLRVTLVRSVEQFLDNTTKLTSTHFEFVSLVDWLNLVNTLTNLSKLVLHASPMPGWDPAELQITKTFDHFRDLLSSQMPHHHGVRDNSEDAFERFRRITSAMRIALHNAQGMSSPNGTTFELATGSGRTVSLLHNLALPKINGGALNGGEKLPSLRDMNPAVDITCEDFHWKFLMGTV from the exons ATGAGCGCGAACGCGCAACCGGAGACCGATGGTTCTCCCTCTCCCACAACTACCGGCCTCTCCTCCAGCATGGAGGCAAAAGAAGGGCGGATTGGGAACGCTTTTGCGTGCGAACGTTGCCGAAAACACAAG GTACGTTGTGTTCGCTCCGACACGCCCAGTGTTTGCCAGAG ATGCCAAAAGGCTAGAGTGGAATGTGTAGAACATGTTGCGCGCAGACGGCCAGCAAAGGCGCGCGGCGATGGCCCGTTACCTACTAAGCTGCGCGAGTTTGACAAGAAGCTGGAAAAGTTGTCAACAATCGTCGCAACACTCCCGCCTTCTCCGGCTCCACCCAGTCTACCCTCGCAACTCCCCACACTAGAAACTTCTCAGcaaacaacaacaccaattCCAGTCGTATCTCAACCCATGTCTATATCGTCTATTCCCAGGACATCGGCCCTTTCCGCCCATAGTCCGCAGCCTGAAAATTCATCGCCATTCTGGGATTCCATGAACGACACCGTATCCTGTCTCGGACGACTAGATCCAGTTATCAGGTCCATCACCTTGGTACATATGCAAGCTTTGCTCGATACATACCGCAGCATGGCCGACTTTTTTCCATTTGTGCTGTTACCTAGGGACTATCGCTGTCAGGACCTCTTTCAGCACAGACCGATGTTGACCTTTGCCGTGTTGACGGTATCTTCCTATGATTCCGTGGTGCTCCAGCAGACGCTAAGTCAAGATTTCCGCAAAGTGGCCATGGCCAAGATCATGAAGGGTGAAAAGAGTCTTGATCTACTACAAGGGTTGCTGGTCTTCATCGCGTGGCATCATCACTACATGGACACTCAGGCTGTTTCAATTACCATGCTCCTTCAGCTATGTTTGGGCATAGCCAATGATCTAGGTCTAGATGCCTTGGCCAGAACTGTAAGGAGTCCTATGCACAAGAATGACATCTGGGATAGAGAAGCGAAGCGGGCCTACCTTGGGTGTTACTACCTGTCATCTAATATAGACCTCATGCAACCTGGCAAGGCACGCTCCATGTCACACACTAGCACACTTCGAACCTATGCTTCAGAACTAGCTGCTTCCTGGGAGAACAAGTCAGACGCCGTCCTCCCTATCATCATGGACGTTTGTCAGTACATGGAAGATGTCGAGGAGACGTTCCGAAATCAGATTGAGCAAGCGGTAATTGTCCGCACTCAAGTAAAGCGCTTGAGTGAAAAGTGGGAGAACATCCAGTTGGCTGTCAAGCTACGAGCGAATGACTTCA CAACATTACATTGGCTCCAACTCGCAGCGCGTATCCAACTATATCGGAAGGCAGCTACTGTTGAGTTTTCAGATCGAGAAAACACACCATGGGCCTCGGGCTTCCAACTATCGCTTCGCGTTACCTTGGTTCGATCGGTCGAGCAGTTCCTCGACAACACCACAAAGCTTACTTCCACCCACTTTGAGTTCGTTTCTCTGGTTGACTGGCTCAATCTAGTAAACACTCTTACAAACCTGAGTAAACTGGTACTGCACGCATCGCCAATGCCCGGCTGGGACCCTGCCGAGCTGCAAATTACAAAGACATTCGACCACTTCCGTGACCTGCTATCATCGCAGATGCCTCACCACCATGGCGTTCGGGATAACAGCGAGGATGCTTTTGAGCGGTTCCGCCGAATCACGTCCGCCATGAGAATCGCGCTGCATAATGCACAAGGTATGAGTAGCCCAAATGGTACCACATTCGAGCTTGCGACAGGTTCAGGACGCACCGTCTCTTTGTTACACAATCTGGCCTTGCCCAAGATCAACGGCGGCGCACTGAATGGAGGGGAGAAGCTGCCGAGTCTACGCGACATGAACCCCGCTGTCGACATAACTTGCGAAGACTTCCACTGGAAATTCCTAATGGGCACCGTTTGA